A region from the Hydra vulgaris chromosome 10, alternate assembly HydraT2T_AEP genome encodes:
- the LOC136086002 gene encoding adhesion G-protein coupled receptor D1-like: MAVEGFNLYKMFVKVFGGSPDSTKFLLKASAFGWGLPLIFTIVTAVSKPDSLGPGPGPITKKDLKSCVVRGFSFYFGILLPVCIVMAFNIVILSLTVRGIDNNSSLQNKMKSIKKVRIAFACSLLLGTTWLFAILAVGKLKIAFQWLFCIFNSLQGFFIFLFYTLNNKKIKEQLSFLYKKRSWRSKTFEKSKFIIMVIILGILVINTKYINTRYINTKYIKVKIKNLKKKMCS; this comes from the exons ATGGCAGTAGAaggatttaatttatataaaatgtttgtaaaagtGTTTGGTGGATCACCTGACTCCActaaatttttgctaaaagcATCAGCATTCGGATGGG gtttaccACTAATATTTACAATTGTGACTGCAGTAAGTAAACCTGATTCTTTAGGCCCTGGGCCAGGTCCAATCACTAAAAAAGACTTAAAGTC gtgtgtTGTTCgtggtttttctttttattttggtatACTTTTACCTGTCTGCATAGTAATGGCATTCAATATTGTAATACTTTCATTAACTGTCAGAGGTATTGATAACAACTCTAGTCTACAAAATAAGATGAAGAGCATAAAGAAAGTCCGAATTGCTTTTGCATGCTCTTTATTGCTCGGCACAACTTGGTTATTTGCAATTTTAGCTGTaggaaaacttaaaattgcatttcaatggttgttttgtatttttaattctcTTCAAGGTTTCTTCATATTTCTGTTCTATacacttaataataaaaaaattaaagaacaattatcatttttgtataaaaaacgtAGCTGGAGGTCAAAAACATTTGAGAAAAGTAAGTTTATAATAATGGTTATAATATTGGGAATACTAGTTATTAATACTAAGTATATTAATACTAGGTATATTAATACTAagtatattaaagttaaaatcaaaaacttaaaaaaaaaaatgtgtagttga
- the LOC136086387 gene encoding uncharacterized protein LOC136086387, which translates to MEKGGYQLKFQFPGAKYETGIKNCLFKEVINIWCNKIWSKQIDLKKNINIGVIVRLTYKPQIGITIENCEKLTNFKLGPSLLGVSIKPCDCCISQTVGEESLRGVYTFPFTMVNNISTILCAYNSSITFQTQCIINNATYLPELVFASLSSCPLYSLTTYQLINTANLNVTIENILNVTMELNSIIQNGKLTSSFDIKLISTILKNIISVNSSSENVTKGVLSSMNSLLNSNSSLIQSANQIYNSSTEFLSLLDNLGKQQSNNVSISLKNLGMTSYSMKPNGNSVYVYSTEYSDKVGVNISSNEFDDELEEFNNYIALPSQLFMGKNKVKVYSYIYKESSFFTEENKIIESLILSASLNGIDVKDSSNLINIKFSKLSGISETEKSGSVTCSFYKVKDSLGLEVVTWIGCGLSFTGLVLTIVSYSAFP; encoded by the exons ATGGAGAAAGGAGGATATCAGCTAAAATTTCAATTCCCTGGTGCAAAATATGAGACAGGTATTAAAAATTGTCTTTTCAAAGAAGTAATAAATATCTGGTGCAACAAAATATGGAGTAAACAAATAGATCTTAAAAA aaaCATAAATATTGGTGTGATTGTGAGGTTAACTTACAAACCACAAATAGGAATTACAATTGAGAATTGTGAAAAATTAACTAACTTTAAATTGGGACCTAGCTTATTGGGTGTTTCAATTAAACCTTGTG acTGCTGCATTAGTCAAACAGTTGGAGAAGAAAGTTTAAGAGGAGTGTATACATTTCCTTTTACTATGGTTAACAATATATCAACAATACTGTGTGCATACAACTCCAGTATTACTTTTCAAACACAgtgtataataaataatgctACTTATTTACCTGAGTTGGTGTTTGCGTCTCTTAGTAGCTGTCCATTATATTCTCTGACTACTTATCAACTCATCAATACAGCTAAT cttAATGTTACAATAGAAAATATTCTGAATGTTACAATGGAATTAAATAGCATTATTCAAAATGGTAAACTAACATCCagttttgatattaaattaatttcaaccattttaaagaatattattagtGTCAACTCTTCTTCAGAAAAT gtaacCAAGGGTGTTTTATCATCAATGAATAGTTtgttaaattcaaattcaaGTTTAATTCAAAGTGCAAATCAGATTTATAATTCATCCACTgagtttttatctttattagaCAATTTGGGAAAGCAGCAGAGTAATAATGTTagtatatcattaaaaaacttagGGATGACATCATATTCAATGAAACCAAATGGTAACTCTGTTTATGTTTATTCTACAGAATACAGTGATAAAGTTGGTGTTAATATATCAAGTAATGAATTTGATGATGAGTTAGAAGAGTTTAACAATTATATAGCCCTTCCTTCACAGCTGTTTATgggtaaaaataaagttaaagtttattcatatatttataaagagaGTTCTTTTTTCacagaagaaaataaaatcatagAAAGCCTAATTCTTTCTGCTTCTTTAAATGGCATCGATGTGAAAGACTCCagcaatttaattaatataaagttttccAAGCTTTCAGGTATTTCAGAGACTGAAAAATCAGGCAGCGTTACTTgtagtttttataaagtaaaag ATTCACTTGGCCTTGAAGTTGTTACATGGATTGGTTGTGGATTATCATTTACTGGATTAGTTCTTACAATTGTTAGCTACTCTGCTTTTCcgtga